One Bombina bombina isolate aBomBom1 chromosome 5, aBomBom1.pri, whole genome shotgun sequence DNA segment encodes these proteins:
- the LOC128659225 gene encoding oocyte zinc finger protein XlCOF6-like: MNSYVLDKHLNSSYPSFTTGSIKMIPQTPLVLDTNDCSQTFGKSQQIFKEDGELAGTVQQSLCTESNSVIKQEDSINALSSEMIIPEDTPHTFTEFSKHIKEGKSLQSSQMIHTKEQPFKSTECEKTFRWKSNLLEHYKIHTGEKPHTCTECGKCFKRMNHLKTHTKIHTGEKPFTCTECGKCFIEKSHLKTHKKIHAGEKPFTCTYCGKGFTIKCNLKTHERIHTGEKPFTCTECGKSFTRMDGLKTHEKIHTGKKPFTCTECGKSFTQMHCLRTHEMIHTGEKPFTCTKCGKSFTRMDCLKTHEKIHTGEKLFTCTECGKSFTHVSNLKFHERSHTGEKPFTCTECGKSFTHVSNLKFHERSHTGEKPFTCTECGKSFTRLDCLKTHEMIHTGEKSFTCTECGKCFTLKSNLKTHERIHTGEKPFTCTECGKRFTHINCLKTHEMIHTGEKPFTCTECGKSFKQMSSLKIHERIHTGEKPFTCTECGKSFTQMSHLKYHEMSHTGEKLFTCTECGNSFTQKSDLKKHEMVHTGEKPFTCTECGKSFKQMSHLKKHERSHTGEKPFTCTECGKCFTQMSSLKTHERIHKGRNL; the protein is encoded by the coding sequence acaaacacttgaatagttcatatccatccttcactacaggaagcatcaaaatgataccgcaaactccactagtcttagacaccaatgactgtTCACAAACATTTgggaaatcacagcagatatttaaagaagatggtgaattggcaggaactgtgcaacaatcattatgtacagagagtaattcagtcatcaaacaagaggacagcattaatgccttatctagtgaaatgattatcccagaggatacaccacacacatttactgagttttcaaaacatattaaagaagggaaaagtctacagtctagccaaatgattcatacaaaggaacaacctttcaaatctacagaatgtgagaaaacctttagatggaagtctaatctactagaacactacaaaattcacacaggtgagaagccACATACATGTACTGAGTGTGGCAAATGTTTTAAACGAAtgaatcatctgaaaactcatacaaagattcacacaggagaaaagcctttcacatgtacagagtgtgggaaatgttttatagaaaagagtcatttgaaaactcATAAGAAGATTCACGCAGGGGAGAAGCCATTCACATGCACATACTGTGGAAAAGGATTTACAATAAagtgtaatctgaaaactcatgaaaggattcacacaggtgaaaagcctttcacatgtacagagtgtggaaaaagttttacacgaatggatggtctgaaaactcatgaaaagattcacacaggaaaaaaacctttcacatgtacagagtgtggaaaaagttttacacaaatgcattgtctgagaactcatgaaatgattcacacaggagaaaagcctttcacatgtacaaagtgtggaaaaagttttacacgaatggattgtctgaaaactcatgaaaagattcacacaggggaaaagctgttcacatgtacagagtgtggaaaaagttttacacatgtGAGTAATCTGAAatttcatgaaaggagtcacacaggggaaaagccttttacatgtacagagtgtggaaaaagttttacacatgtGAGTAATCTGAAatttcatgaaaggagtcacacaggggaaaagccttttacatgtacagagtgtggaaaaagttttacacgattggattgtctgaaaactcatgaaatgattcacacaggagaaaaatctttcacatgtacagagtgtggaaaatgttttacacttaagagtaatctgaaaactcatgaaaggattcacacaggggaaaagccgttcacatgtacagagtgtggaaaaagatttacacatataaattgtctgaaaactcatgaaatgattcacacaggggaaaagcctttcacatgtacagagtgtggaaaaagttttaaacaaatgagtagtctgaaaattcatgaaaggattcacacaggagaaaagcctttcacatgtacagagtgtggaaaaagctttaCACAAATGAGTCATCTAAAATatcatgaaatgagtcacacaggggaaaagcttttcacatgtacagagtgtggaaacagttttacacaaaagagtgatctgaaaaagcatgaaatggttcacacaggagaaaagcctttcacatgtacagagtgtggaaaaagttttaaacaaatgagtcatctgaaaaagcatgaaaggagtcacacaggagaaaagcctttcacatgtacagagtgtggaaaatgttttacacaaatgagtagtctgaaaactcatgaaaggattcacaagggaagaaacctttaa